The window ATCACAAATTTGTAACGTGTTCAAAAAGAccaatatttgaataaaagcaCACAAGAAACACCAGTAATAAAATTTCCCGCACTTTATCGATGGAACCAGACATGAAGAAGGATAAGCCTGAATTAGATACTCACCACCCCAAACAGGTTATAAAAGCGATTGCAGGTGAGATAGGGGGTTGAAATCATGAAAGCGCATGTCGGGGGGCGGCGTTTTTATCGGAGGGCGGAGTTTGATACACCTTTTCATAATACACATCACAACAGATAAACACATTACTTaacttaccttctttatttatagctaaaaattcgaaatagtattttatattacaaaagttctcttctcttcttaattaaattattaaatttaaagtaGTTAAGGTAGAGTAATTAAGGTAATATGTTTATTTGTTATAATGTTGTGTATTATTGTTAAACTAGGACTCTTCGTatgatgaaattataaaatattttctgaaataaacAATAACTGAAAAGTTTCAGAgtatataaaagaaattttgctCCATATGATTAATTATGTTCTACTGCCCCATATTGTACGTTCTATTACTTCATCGTGCCAACTGGTACCAAGGATATTAAAATAGTACCATATTCCCTCGTAAAGTAAAAGTCATGCAAATAAATCATATCTCCTGtaacatttttctaaataaCGCAAAGGCGTATTCGAgacaaattgaattaaaaatttgaaacatcCGCAATGTGTAAATAAAGTATTATGTACTCATGCAGAATCACTCAAAATTAATTACaacagaatttaattattaacaattgaaTTCAAACTTAACGTTTATTTcgatacaaatgaaaataaaaattgtaaatttgtgaaattgaaatttttttttaaatttctactgCTCTCAAAAGCGAAATTTTGTTTACTATTATGGAGTATTATGACCATAAAACGTATCGTTTATACTAGGATGACGTTTAATTGCTCCTGCTGGAACGATACGTTTTCGTCGATCAACAGTAACGCTTTGTCATGATATTGACGATTTTTCACGGTATTCAACCGGAGGTGAGATAATTTGTCGTATGGCATCGGGACGCCGGACGTCCCGCAGCGTCGTCCCCTCGTTTGTCACCTGAGAGGATATTAACGCTATTCAACTCTCCTCAGAATCATTACAAATCGCTCCTTCATCGACCACGTGCAACAATACCTCGATTTACCTTCTGTAGGCTGCAACATTATCGTGGAAGATCGATTTCGAAGGTAATTCAAACGTGAACATTccacaattttatatttacaaaaaaaatttaattcaattatatgcattttcataatttattgaaGCGAGGAAAACATACATCATCCCTTTTTAGCAGTTATACGTATaaacaatagaaatattttatttttataacaatcatagaaattatattgtttattaaaTAGAATCGTAAATTAACTTTCAGAACTGATATGGAATTATTCAGTCTTGTTTTTAACATGAacttaaaatgaaaagtattttCTGAGTTGAATATTCTTACtgtaaatataaacaaaataaaggtgacaaatatttgtaaaaaaaaaaaaataatagttttCATTAAACAATAATTCGATTCTTGTTGTTATATATACttaatattacataaatattttctaCCATTTATTTACTCGTATGAAAAATTTAGTTGAttatcaattataaaatattaaagcaACATATCACAGTTTTATATTGCATTGGATACTTCTATTTTATCATCCTTCGTTTCGTCGATAGATTTCGTATCTTGCTCTTGAGTTTCGGTACATTTCTCATCTTCGTCGTTCCTATCAATTTCTgcagaattttcattttctataacaTCCGGTGAAGCATTTGAATTCTCGACTTCTGCATTACATGCAGCAGACTGAGCTGCCTGTGCTTGTGCCGAAGTATcgtattttaaaatttcacgtAGTGCCATTGTCGCGTATGTAGATGATTTTAACgacatttcaataattaaagctTTGTATTGTCCctctgaaaaaataaaaattatacatgcaatacattttattaatatcatacttaaatttaaaataaattaaacatcAGTTATAGTTTCTACCTGGCTCATCTTTTGGAGCCGTTGACTTTCTCATTTCATCAATATCACACATGATAAGATCACTATGTTTTTCTTTATAATGCATAATTTTCCAAGATAAATTTGATGGAAtctgtaatatttttctataagtGCCTCCTAAACTATATTTTCTGAAATGAAGTGAAGATAAAATATAGACAatgcttttattaaaataacaagTGTACTAAATTACTCTTTAATGAGCTTACTTATTCTTTTGCCTAAGATCTGTTGTGAGTCCATCTTTTGCTAAAAACTCATCGAACCAAGATTTGGCATAAGATGGATATGTAACTTTCCAACCAACTTGGGGCATCAGTACATCCGCCAATGTGTAGTTAGATAAATCTTcttctttcagaatttttacTGCGGGAAGATTATATAAATCTTCAGTTTCATTTTTCTCACTAGTAGTTTTACTTTTCTCTGAACCTTCGTCTATTTTAAGACAAGATTCTGTAGCACTGgttatttctttaattgaagGAGATGATGGCTCTGTAGATTCTTCGATTATTCCATCCTCTTTTGGTGCATCTGTACATGATTCATCTCCTGATTTATTGGTATTTTCATTAGATTCTGCGATATCTTCAGTGACGCGTTCATTTTCGTTATCGTATACAAAATCCTCGTCGTTGTCGCTTtgttttgtattattttcatataCTAAATCTCCGACTATAGGTTTTGTTCCAAATTCTTTTATTCTCCTTGACACCATGTGATTCCATACGAAACTTTGATACGCGTGAATATACATTAACCGAGCATTTCTTGGTATTAAATCTAAAGCTCCTTGAGGATTACTATCTCCGCATGTGTAAATACCCTTTAAAAGAGCAGCTTCTATTTTATCGTATCTCTTAATCTTTTTATATGCGGCATATGCGTCTTTAGttgtttcatatatttttcttgCATCTACTAAATCTCTATCTTGTTCCCCTTCTCTGGGcttcaaaattaattcaattgctTCATTCCATTTACCTGATTTTAACAAATATAACACAgataaacaataatttattgactaaattttatataaaattgtaaaaaacttaaataaaatccttagaatttcaagttcaaaataaaaacaattaccCTGAAGTAAAGTTTTGCCGATTTCGTAAGTTGGAATGGCAACTACAGTGCCAAATCTTTGTAAaccataataatttataaacccATGGTCTCTTAAGGAAATCATTGTTATCTCAATTTGCTCATCAGTTCCATTTATATTTCTCAAAGCAATTCTAAAATGATTACCACAAAGCATGCCTAATTTCAAAGGTTCTTTTGTAAACTTAAAGTTTCCTACAAATGCTCCACGTACATTTCTCGCTGCTCGTAATATATCTGATGGCTCTACTTTTCTCAAACTAACCCATTGAGTAGTCCAAGCTCTACGATCTTTTGTACCAGCATAGTTAAAGTTATTTGGTCTCATACGTAGATTCATAGCCAATTGATTCAAAGCATCCATAGTATCCATATTTACTTTGTGTAACAAAAAATAGCAATATTCACCAGGACGGTTTCTCCAATCTTTCCGATTATCTCTCTGAAAAGTATGACCTAACAGAAcaacataatattaatatactaaaataaatattattataaatacaaatatttaacaTACAATTGCTACTATCTTTTTTACTTGGCATAATCATCATAATTTTCCTATTATCTTTATCTACAGTTTGACTAACAACATCTGTCATCTTTTTAGCAATTGTATGAATTGCTCTACGCTGATTCTTATCCATATCCGTTACATCAATTTCTATGGATGATGATCCTGGATCTTTTAAAGTCTGTAACTGATCCCATACTATATCGGATACAGATATTTTTAAGTCTTCtagattttcattttcttcctcaTATACTGGAATGTCTTGATTTGTTAACTTAGCTATCTGTCCATCGAGAGCAATTTCATTCACATGAAAATCTGTATATCTTTCTTTAATTACACCAGAAAATCCTTCATTGCCTATAAATTCTGTGATGCCTACATCACATTCTCTTAACCGATTCCCAACtttcatcttctttcttttACTATCCTGTTGAATATTTGACCAATTACGCTTAAATGGTTTTCGACCAAAATTATCATTTCGATATCCTGTTagaataaaatcaaaatttaataaaaatttataatgctataaatgtataattttaaacAGTCCAATGCTAAAATCTTACCACTGTGGTATGAACCACGATTTCGTCTATAATCATTATTTGCTCgccaatttcttttaaaatcttTTTGGCATTTCTCACGTATACCTTCTGGTTCAGATCCACGTCCAAGTTCAGTATCTTTGGAATTGTTTTCCGAATCGATATCTTTACTTGCCATTGCAGATATTGTTTATTGAATAAttcaataagaaattaaattaatttttgttttgttgCATACAATTCTCTGCTTCCTGTAATTTCTAAAGCAGTCGGTTCAATCCTACTACAATTCTACTGCATCCAATTTGATATACATATTTACAGAATCATAACCacga is drawn from Osmia lignaria lignaria isolate PbOS001 chromosome 14, iyOsmLign1, whole genome shotgun sequence and contains these coding sequences:
- the Pus7 gene encoding pseudouridine synthase 7 encodes the protein MASKDIDSENNSKDTELGRGSEPEGIREKCQKDFKRNWRANNDYRRNRGSYHSGYRNDNFGRKPFKRNWSNIQQDSKRKKMKVGNRLRECDVGITEFIGNEGFSGVIKERYTDFHVNEIALDGQIAKLTNQDIPVYEEENENLEDLKISVSDIVWDQLQTLKDPGSSSIEIDVTDMDKNQRRAIHTIAKKMTDVVSQTVDKDNRKIMMIMPSKKDSSNCHTFQRDNRKDWRNRPGEYCYFLLHKVNMDTMDALNQLAMNLRMRPNNFNYAGTKDRRAWTTQWVSLRKVEPSDILRAARNVRGAFVGNFKFTKEPLKLGMLCGNHFRIALRNINGTDEQIEITMISLRDHGFINYYGLQRFGTVVAIPTYEIGKTLLQGKWNEAIELILKPREGEQDRDLVDARKIYETTKDAYAAYKKIKRYDKIEAALLKGIYTCGDSNPQGALDLIPRNARLMYIHAYQSFVWNHMVSRRIKEFGTKPIVGDLVYENNTKQSDNDEDFVYDNENERVTEDIAESNENTNKSGDESCTDAPKEDGIIEESTEPSSPSIKEITSATESCLKIDEGSEKSKTTSEKNETEDLYNLPAVKILKEEDLSNYTLADVLMPQVGWKVTYPSYAKSWFDEFLAKDGLTTDLRQKNKKYSLGGTYRKILQIPSNLSWKIMHYKEKHSDLIMCDIDEMRKSTAPKDEPEGQYKALIIEMSLKSSTYATMALREILKYDTSAQAQAAQSAACNAEVENSNASPDVIENENSAEIDRNDEDEKCTETQEQDTKSIDETKDDKIEVSNAI